From a region of the Phragmites australis chromosome 21, lpPhrAust1.1, whole genome shotgun sequence genome:
- the LOC133903125 gene encoding uncharacterized protein LOC133903125: MGNDTRGSKSSCRRPPPTCRDALHDGGKSSQVSMAPSSGSEAPRANVRAVAITVEKSPAAARLSELGVKSWPTWGGPPGRYALSYGARQTCYIVRGRVSATPQRAIEFGAGDLVVFTRGTRCTWHIAADIDMHYAFDPS; this comes from the exons ATGGGCAACGACACAAGAGGCAGCAAGTCATCCTGCCGGCGCCCGCCGCCGACATGTCGAGATGCGCTGCACGACGGCGGCAAGTCATCGCAAG TGTCGATGGCTCCGAGCTCCGGCTCGGAGGCGCCGCGGGCGAACGTCCGCGCGGTGGCTATCACCGTCGAGAAGAGTCCGGCGGCGGCTCGCCTGTCAGAGCTCGGCGTCAAGTCCTGGCCCAC GTGGGGCGGGCCTCCCGGGAGGTACGCGTTGAGCTACGGCGCCCGGCAGACGTGCTACATCGTGAGAGGGAGGGTGAGCGCCACGCCACAGCGCGCCATAGAGTTCGGCGCCGGCGACCTCGTCGTCTTCACCAGGGGGACGCGGTGCACCTGGCACATCGCCGCCGACATCGACATGCACTACGCCTTCGATCCGTCTTAA